The Raphanus sativus cultivar WK10039 chromosome 2, ASM80110v3, whole genome shotgun sequence DNA segment TGTGTATGTATATTCTATATGATAAAGCTTTTCACTTACAAATCTTTTTGTAGATTATATAAAGAACTTTAGCAACGAAACAGATTGTACTTGTATAAACTCACTCATTCATcttcctttgtttctttttctttttaaatttgtatCCATTTATATAATAACTTTATGAGTTTAGGTACAAACATATTGGTGGAGAGGAACTACATATTCGTGATTAATTAGGTTTAGAAAACGAATCAAGGAGGAAAAAAAATTGCTCAGAATTTTTTAGAAAGTGGAAGAACACGAATAAGAACCGCCTGTAGTTCTCAGCTCCGAACACGGCCAAGGACTGACCTTAAGCGAAGTTCCAATAACATCTGAACACTTCCACGACCGGTCCGAGTTAAAGCTTCCATGTATATTAATCTCACTCAAACATATCCCTGTAAATATATGTTGGCGGAAGTTATTTAAGATTGAATCAAGCATATGATCGATATggtaaactaataaaaaataataatataaaacttttacCTGTAAAAGGCGAACCCTTAAGGCCTTGAGCGGATCCAGCGTTTCGAACGTTAACTCCCCAAACGTTACTGATATGTATTCCTTTAACGACTGGGAGAGCGTTCGGGTTATAATTCGCGTCAGGGTGATCTCCCGTGTCGCCAGCGATCTTGATCCCGTACCTTGCGTTTTCGACATAAACGTTGGagattttaatgtttttgatgTATCCTCCACGACCAATGTTTGTCTTGATGTTGACTCCAACCCCCATATTGGATAGACTGATGTGTTCTGCTACGACGTTCTTGATACCTCCTGACGTTTCGCTTCCTATAGCGATACCTGCGAAAGGGGTCGATCCTGTGATGCGACGGATCGTTATGTTTGAGCTTGGACGGCCAAAAGCTATTCCGTACTCGTCCCAACCGCTTTTTACGGCAACAAGGTCGTCTCCTGTTGAGATGTAGGAGTCTTCTATGCAGACGTTGGAGCTGGAATCTGTCAACAAAATTAGAAAGTATCTCTGGTTCAGAATAAAGTATTGTCATTACAAATTCTACTgggtttcataaaaaaaaatgatcattaaatatttactaaattaaaaaaaaattaaagacttATTTCTGTCTATGCTAAAAAGTTTTATGGTCCAAGACTAATGTTTCACCTTGACCTGGAGTTACATTGTATAGCATGGAATAACTACTATGCACACTAAAACATGTTTCAAGTTCTTAGGTAGACATGTTTGATATGTATCTAACTCAGCAACTAATCTAATAGTCTATTGTTTCTTTTTAACATAGTAGTCTATTGTTGATTGAAAAAGAGAGTTTTTGCCTATACAAACCTGGATCGATTCCATCAGTGTTGGGCGAATCTTGTGGAGCTAAGATGGTAACGTGATGGATGACAACATCGCTGCCATAGACAAAACGAGGTAAATAGTTAATATGTACCAGAAGCAGAGGAAGATATGCTTGGGACATCAAATGTAGTAATAATTagctaaatatatatatacctgcAATACACAGGATGAATGTTCCAGAAGGGTGAATCCTGGAAAACAACATTGGAAATTATGATCTCCTTAGAGTTTTTGAGCTCGATTAGATTCGGTCTAGTGAACTTTAGAGTTCTACTGCGCCACAGGTTCCACCACACTTCTCCTTGACCGTCTATTGTCCCGTTTTCTCCTGTGGATATAGATAGTATATTGCAATTTAATGTCAAAAAGTGTTACACTACTCAGGtgcgtattatatataaatggaAGTATAAAAGGGACCAAACTCACCAGTGATGACAACATCACGAAGGCCATCGCCATGAATAAAACTCATATACCGTGCCCCTGGTAACTCCCTCCCTCTTCCATAAGATGGCAAAGGATCAATCAATGGCCAGTTCCCTGTATCCTGAAATTAAACACACACATACCATAAGGtcacaaaataattttacaagAGTCACATTCTGCAATTCTAATAAACTTATATTAGTGAATCTGAATCACCcactattttttattaatgaaatttaaaatatccgAGTCAGAATAAAGTAGGCTTGAAGTTACGTCAGGCCAAACGAAATGGACGTGACTAAAAGAATATGCACAAGCTCAAAATTGGTCATAAGACACACACACTGACACATTAACATACAGTGCAATGACAGTTACTAGTTTTTCTTGTTTTCACACACTTGATCGACAAAAACATATGGCAGCATCCTACTCTGAGTTGATGTGAAACTCTCCCACTAAACGATGATGAAAACCTAAACTGTCCACACTCCTATAACGTTAAAAACACTCCAACCAACATTTGTTTACTTTTATCcctcagatttcttttataaatatatgacaAGTATCCACTAATAGAGTATACAATATTACCGAAATTTTGACAAAATTGGATAACGCGACAAAAATTGCCAGCTATCTCTGGGGTCAGCTATTGAAACAAGGACATAAATACACTAACATTTTAGCCCCCGACGGTCCCCATGATGCTCGGACCTACCAAAACCACTCCCAGATCTCAAACTAGCTATTAATTAATATACGTGCATGGTTCCCCACATCTTCTTGTTTTCTTAACATCTTACCCAAAAATAACTTAACTACAAAGATCAACTTATTTACATTTTCAGAACTCAGATCCAAGCAAGCGGTCAAGACTCAAGAGGAAAGAAAGAAGCACTTCTAACTTTGGaatattaaacttaaaatatctataagtCTGACAAAATTgaaatgaaaacatattttctAGCAGCTGATCACACTAGTCACTAGCACTGAGTGTCGATATTATCCAACTCAATTCAAGAAATCAagagttgagaaaaaaaaaagcaagagtAGAAATACTATATTATTACCTGAACAGCTTTAAGGACAGCGCCTTTAGCCAAGAAGAGAGTCATATGGCTGGTGAGATTGAAGCTCTCCGTGAGAAACACTCCCGGAGGTATGTACAGGAGCGTGCCTCCTCTCCTCTTAAGGTGCTGTATTCTATAAATCGCTTCCCTTAAGGCGTTCGTGTTCACCGTCCTGCCGTCTCCCACGCCGCCAAAGTCTGTTATCGATATCTTATCCTTCCGGTTCTGTAACGGGACTATTCCAGAGCATGTCGCCTCCGCATCACCCAAGGAAGATGAAGAGGTGGACAGCAAAGTGACGGCCAGATACGAGAAGAGCAGCGTCGAAACAGAGAGTCGCCACATTTTAGCTTTttctttgagagagagagaatctgcGGTGGGATTAGATGTCTTCCTTACCTTAGTAGTTACATTATTTAATGAGGAATAATAAAAGCGCGCAACGAATAACGTGTCTGAAAGTTCGTGCGTAAGAAACAACGTTTAGTGGAAGCAAAGCACGTGTCTTAATGggctagaattttttttttatttgggtcATATATCGTGTACACTAGCGGTCCAATGAAAATGGGTCATATGATGGTATGTTATACCACCTCTTATGGATTTCATAGACGGGCGTTAAGGAAGCTGGAAC contains these protein-coding regions:
- the LOC108842026 gene encoding probable polygalacturonase; this translates as MWRLSVSTLLFSYLAVTLLSTSSSSLGDAEATCSGIVPLQNRKDKISITDFGGVGDGRTVNTNALREAIYRIQHLKRRGGTLLYIPPGVFLTESFNLTSHMTLFLAKGAVLKAVQDTGNWPLIDPLPSYGRGRELPGARYMSFIHGDGLRDVVITGENGTIDGQGEVWWNLWRSRTLKFTRPNLIELKNSKEIIISNVVFQDSPFWNIHPVYCSDVVIHHVTILAPQDSPNTDGIDPDSSSNVCIEDSYISTGDDLVAVKSGWDEYGIAFGRPSSNITIRRITGSTPFAGIAIGSETSGGIKNVVAEHISLSNMGVGVNIKTNIGRGGYIKNIKISNVYVENARYGIKIAGDTGDHPDANYNPNALPVVKGIHISNVWGVNVRNAGSAQGLKGSPFTGICLSEINIHGSFNSDRSWKCSDVIGTSLKVSPWPCSELRTTGGSYSCSSTF